From Nocardioides daedukensis, the proteins below share one genomic window:
- the pyrF gene encoding orotidine-5'-phosphate decarboxylase, producing MTSTTFGARFREALETRGPLCVGIDPHPGLLGDWGLDDTVEGLEKFALTAVEAVAGEVSLLKPQSAFYERFGSRGIAVLERVISDARAAGALVLLDVKRGDIGSTSQAYADAYLDQSSPLAVDAITASPYLGFGSVSPMIETALRNDAGVFVLALTSNKEAPEVQHALVEGGRSVAGTVLDHLAALNQGAEPLGSIGAVVGATIGETGESFDFNGPILVPGVGAQGGTVDDVRRIFGAAARNVTPSSSRGLLAAGPSVSAFRDACRRANDEFRVLAGA from the coding sequence ATGACCAGCACCACGTTCGGAGCCCGCTTCCGCGAGGCGCTCGAGACCCGCGGTCCGCTCTGTGTAGGCATCGACCCGCACCCCGGTCTGTTGGGGGACTGGGGCCTCGACGACACGGTCGAGGGCCTGGAGAAGTTCGCGCTCACGGCCGTCGAGGCGGTCGCCGGGGAGGTGTCGCTGCTCAAGCCCCAGTCCGCCTTCTACGAGCGGTTCGGAAGCCGCGGGATCGCGGTGCTGGAGCGAGTCATCTCCGATGCCCGCGCCGCGGGGGCGCTGGTCCTGCTCGACGTGAAGCGTGGCGACATCGGTTCGACCTCGCAGGCCTATGCCGACGCCTACCTCGACCAGTCCTCGCCGCTCGCCGTGGACGCGATCACTGCCAGCCCCTATCTGGGCTTCGGATCGGTGAGCCCGATGATCGAGACCGCCCTGCGCAACGATGCCGGCGTCTTCGTCCTCGCGCTGACCTCCAACAAGGAGGCTCCCGAGGTCCAGCACGCCCTCGTCGAGGGTGGGCGCAGCGTGGCCGGCACCGTGCTGGACCACCTGGCTGCCCTCAACCAGGGCGCTGAACCCCTGGGGTCGATCGGTGCGGTCGTCGGCGCCACCATCGGCGAGACGGGGGAGTCCTTCGACTTCAACGGCCCGATCCTCGTGCCCGGGGTGGGCGCGCAGGGCGGCACGGTCGACGACGTACGCCGGATCTTCGGCGCTGCGGCCCGCAACGTGACCCCGAGCAGCTCACGCGGCCTGCTCGCCGCAGGACCGTCGGTGAGCGCCTTCCGGGATGCCTGCCGCCGCGCCAACGACGAGTTCCGCGTGCTCGCAGGCGCCTGA
- a CDS encoding dihydroorotate dehydrogenase electron transfer subunit — protein sequence MSSARDPLHVTGEVLSVKRIGAYRHLTLVAPGVAERSRPGNFVAVSVGDLRPRSHQTRLSYWIHRVRNTGSHGATIEIIVEPRGAGSQWLTGLGQGSRVDLTGPLGRPFAQPKEPVSCLLVGEGHSAAPLFPLAERLRERGCVVSMLLAASDEQHLLAALEARRSARSVTVVTRDGSVGRSGRVADVLPELLAQVDADVAYAAGSVETLHAVAAAAEAHGAWSQVALELPQPCGTGLCNGCPLPVVGEDGVARIVRACHEGPVVRGDRVRWTALLEGA from the coding sequence ATGAGCAGCGCTCGTGATCCTCTCCACGTCACCGGTGAAGTGCTGTCGGTGAAGAGGATCGGTGCCTATCGTCACCTCACCCTGGTCGCGCCCGGTGTCGCCGAGCGCAGCCGCCCCGGCAACTTCGTCGCGGTCTCGGTCGGGGATCTCCGGCCGCGCAGTCACCAGACCCGCCTCAGCTATTGGATCCACCGGGTCCGCAACACCGGCAGCCACGGCGCCACCATCGAGATCATCGTGGAACCGCGCGGCGCTGGTTCGCAGTGGCTCACCGGGCTCGGCCAGGGCAGCCGCGTCGACCTGACCGGGCCCCTGGGCCGCCCGTTCGCCCAGCCCAAGGAGCCGGTGAGCTGCCTGCTGGTCGGGGAGGGGCACTCCGCGGCCCCGCTGTTCCCCCTGGCCGAACGGCTGCGGGAACGCGGTTGCGTGGTGTCGATGCTGCTGGCCGCCTCCGATGAGCAACACCTCCTGGCTGCCCTGGAGGCCAGACGCTCCGCCCGGTCGGTCACGGTCGTCACCCGCGACGGCTCGGTCGGACGTAGCGGCCGAGTCGCCGACGTACTCCCCGAGCTCCTGGCCCAGGTGGACGCCGACGTCGCCTATGCCGCGGGATCGGTGGAAACCCTGCACGCGGTGGCCGCCGCGGCGGAGGCACACGGTGCCTGGAGCCAGGTCGCGCTCGAGCTCCCGCAACCCTGCGGCACCGGCCTCTGCAACGGCTGTCCGCTGCCCGTGGTGGGGGAGGACGGCGTCGCACGCATCGTCCGCGCCTGCCACGAGGGCCCCGTGGTCCGTGGCGACCGGGTGCGCTGGACCGCCCTGCTCGAGGGCGCCTGA
- the mihF gene encoding integration host factor, actinobacterial type → MALPQLTPEQRQAALDKAAASRRERAEVKNRLKNSGASIVDVLREGQTNEVVGKMKVIDLLQSMPGLGKVRARQLMERLSIAESRRVRGLGIKQVAALEAEFSSRG, encoded by the coding sequence GTGGCCCTGCCCCAGCTCACCCCCGAACAACGTCAGGCCGCACTGGACAAGGCGGCCGCGTCGCGTCGGGAACGTGCCGAGGTGAAGAACCGGTTGAAGAACTCCGGTGCCTCGATCGTCGACGTTCTCCGAGAGGGCCAGACCAACGAGGTCGTCGGCAAGATGAAGGTGATCGACCTGCTGCAGTCGATGCCGGGCCTGGGCAAGGTGCGGGCCCGCCAGCTGATGGAGCGGTTGAGCATCGCTGAGAGCCGCCGCGTCCGCGGCCTCGGCATCAAGCAGGTCGCGGCCCTCGAGGCCGAGTTCAGCTCGCGGGGCTGA
- a CDS encoding nitronate monooxygenase: MDLGALTLNPPVLVASGCGGTGRELDALGGLAGLGAFVTRSITLDAREGGPAPRIVGTPSGLVNAVGLQNPGIDQFLARELPWLAAHDVPAIVSVAGSSIGEYADLGRRLGRSPGVAGIEVNLSVPDAAGLNIFDAREPFSAARVIAAVRRDLPRGMPVLAKLGPQSNRIGESARAVAEAGADAVVVTNAVPALMPDGRPGGLSGPAIGPLALRCVYEVRVALPDLPVIGVGGIACAADARAFLAAGASAVQIGTALLHDPTTAVRIAAELGGDPS; encoded by the coding sequence ATGGACCTGGGCGCACTCACCCTCAACCCACCCGTCCTGGTCGCCTCCGGCTGCGGCGGCACCGGCCGCGAGCTCGACGCGCTCGGCGGGCTGGCCGGCCTCGGCGCCTTCGTCACCCGCTCGATCACGCTCGACGCACGCGAGGGCGGCCCGGCGCCGCGCATCGTCGGCACCCCGTCGGGCCTGGTCAACGCGGTCGGCCTGCAGAACCCCGGCATCGACCAGTTCCTCGCCCGGGAGCTGCCCTGGCTCGCCGCCCACGACGTGCCCGCGATCGTCTCGGTCGCCGGTTCCAGCATCGGTGAGTACGCCGATCTCGGCCGTCGGCTCGGCCGGTCCCCGGGGGTGGCCGGCATCGAGGTCAACCTGTCCGTCCCGGACGCGGCGGGCCTGAACATCTTCGACGCCCGCGAGCCGTTCTCGGCAGCGCGCGTCATCGCCGCAGTCCGGCGAGACCTCCCGCGTGGAATGCCGGTGCTGGCCAAGCTCGGCCCGCAGTCGAACCGGATCGGCGAGAGCGCCCGAGCCGTGGCCGAGGCCGGTGCCGACGCGGTGGTGGTGACCAACGCCGTGCCCGCACTGATGCCCGACGGTCGACCCGGGGGACTGAGCGGACCCGCGATCGGGCCGCTGGCCCTGCGCTGTGTGTACGAGGTCCGTGTGGCCCTGCCCGACCTGCCCGTCATCGGGGTCGGCGGCATAGCGTGTGCGGCCGACGCCCGCGCCTTCCTGGCAGCCGGTGCCTCAGCCGTCCAGATCGGCACCGCCCTGCTCCACGACCCCACCACCGCCGTGCGCATCGCGGCCGAACTCGGAGGAGACCCTTCATGA
- the metK gene encoding methionine adenosyltransferase produces MAGRLFTSESVTEGHPDKIADQISDTVLDFLMANDSDPENLRVAVETLLTTGLVVVAGEVRTDAYAPVAELVRKKILEIGYDHSDKGFDGTTCGVQVAIGGQSVDIAAGVDQGHESRVGDSEDDLDKRGAGDQGLMFGYACDDTPELFPLPIKIAQTLSEKLSEVRKNGTLDYLRPDGKTQVTIEYDEENTPVRVDTVVLSTQHAEGIEHATLEADIKKHVIDAVLATFDIPSDDYRLLVNPTGKFVVGGPMGDAGLTGRKIIVDTYGGMARHGGGAFSGKDPSKVDRSAAYAMRWVAKNVVAAGLARRCEAQVAYAIGKAHPVGVFIETFGTGTVPDEQIQEAVLKVFDLRPAAIIRDLDLLRPIYAQTAAYGHFGRELDDFTWEKTDRADELKAAIGA; encoded by the coding sequence GTGGCTGGACGTCTTTTCACGTCGGAATCAGTGACCGAGGGTCACCCCGACAAGATCGCTGACCAGATCAGCGACACAGTTCTCGATTTCCTCATGGCGAACGACTCCGACCCGGAGAACCTCCGCGTCGCCGTCGAGACGCTGCTGACCACCGGCCTCGTCGTCGTGGCCGGCGAGGTGCGCACCGACGCCTATGCGCCGGTGGCCGAGCTGGTCCGCAAGAAGATCCTCGAGATCGGCTACGACCACTCCGACAAGGGCTTCGACGGCACCACCTGTGGTGTCCAGGTCGCGATCGGCGGCCAGTCCGTCGACATCGCCGCCGGCGTCGACCAGGGCCACGAGTCACGTGTCGGCGACTCCGAGGACGACCTCGACAAGCGCGGTGCCGGCGACCAGGGCCTGATGTTCGGCTATGCCTGCGACGACACTCCCGAGCTCTTCCCGCTGCCGATCAAGATCGCGCAGACGCTCTCGGAGAAGCTCTCCGAGGTGCGCAAGAACGGCACGCTCGACTACCTGCGTCCGGACGGCAAGACCCAGGTCACCATCGAGTACGACGAAGAGAACACCCCGGTGCGGGTCGACACGGTGGTCCTCTCGACGCAGCACGCCGAGGGCATCGAGCACGCCACCCTCGAGGCTGACATCAAGAAGCACGTCATCGACGCCGTCCTGGCGACCTTCGACATCCCCTCCGACGACTACCGACTGCTGGTCAACCCGACCGGCAAGTTCGTCGTCGGAGGCCCGATGGGTGACGCCGGCCTGACCGGCCGCAAGATCATCGTCGACACCTACGGCGGCATGGCCCGCCACGGTGGCGGCGCGTTCTCCGGCAAGGACCCGTCGAAGGTCGACCGCTCGGCTGCCTATGCCATGCGGTGGGTCGCCAAGAACGTCGTCGCGGCTGGGCTGGCCCGTCGGTGCGAGGCGCAGGTCGCCTATGCCATCGGCAAGGCGCACCCGGTCGGTGTCTTCATCGAGACGTTCGGCACCGGCACCGTCCCGGACGAGCAGATCCAGGAAGCCGTGCTCAAGGTCTTCGACCTCCGCCCGGCTGCGATCATCCGCGACCTCGACCTGCTCCGCCCGATCTATGCCCAGACCGCTGCCTACGGGCACTTCGGTCGCGAGCTGGACGACTTCACCTGGGAGAAGACCGACCGGGCCGACGAGCTCAAGGCTGCAATCGGCGCCTGA
- the gmk gene encoding guanylate kinase encodes MSEPTATGTRAPARLVVLAGPTAVGKGTVAATIREDHPGVWISVSATTRPARPGEVDGVHYHFVSDAEFDAMIAENQLLEWAVVHKAARYGTPRRPVEEALAAARPALLEIDLQGARQVKANMPEALFVFLAPPSWSELVRRLVGRGTEDERERERRLETARIELAAEAEFDVTIVNHEVHDAAQELVALMKAQ; translated from the coding sequence GTGAGTGAGCCCACCGCGACGGGCACGCGTGCCCCCGCGCGCCTCGTCGTACTCGCCGGTCCCACGGCCGTCGGCAAGGGAACCGTCGCGGCCACCATCCGCGAGGACCACCCGGGCGTGTGGATCTCGGTCTCTGCGACGACTCGCCCGGCCCGACCCGGCGAGGTCGACGGCGTGCACTACCACTTCGTGTCCGACGCCGAGTTCGACGCGATGATCGCCGAGAACCAGCTGCTGGAGTGGGCGGTGGTCCACAAGGCCGCGCGCTACGGCACCCCTCGGCGCCCGGTCGAGGAGGCCCTGGCCGCTGCACGGCCCGCCCTGCTGGAGATCGATCTCCAGGGTGCGCGGCAGGTCAAGGCCAACATGCCCGAGGCACTCTTCGTCTTCCTGGCCCCGCCGTCGTGGTCCGAGCTGGTGCGACGCCTGGTCGGTCGCGGCACCGAGGACGAGCGCGAACGGGAGCGCCGACTCGAGACCGCGCGCATCGAGTTGGCCGCCGAGGCGGAGTTCGACGTCACCATCGTGAACCATGAAGTTCACGATGCGGCGCAGGAGTTGGTAGCCTTGATGAAGGCCCAGTGA
- the coaBC gene encoding bifunctional phosphopantothenoylcysteine decarboxylase/phosphopantothenate--cysteine ligase CoaBC: MAASPTGTRPRVVLGVSGGIAAYKACELLRRFTESGHDVTVVPTAAALEFVGAPTWAALSGKPVSSEVWDDVHAVPHVKIGQQADLVVVAPATADLLAKAATGQAPDLLTNTLLTARCPVVFAPAMHTEMWEHPATAANVATLRQRGNIVIEPAEGRLTGKDTGKGRLPDPAEIFELSLDVLSRGIGEPDLAGRHVVVSAGGTREYLDPVRFLGNRSSGLQGIALARTAAARGAEVTLIAANVTLPAPAGVKVVEVSTTAELREAVVSAAIAADVVVMAAAPADFRPTSVSDAKIKKSSDGSAPSIELAQNPDILKEISQHRSRDGQVIVGFAAETGDDTGTVQELAVAKLARKGCDLLVVNDVSGGAVFGSLENEAVILSADGASTPVPRGTKAAVAHAIWDRAVRLLDGA, encoded by the coding sequence ATGGCCGCCTCCCCGACGGGGACGCGGCCACGCGTGGTTCTGGGTGTCAGTGGCGGGATCGCGGCCTACAAGGCCTGCGAGCTGCTGCGCCGGTTCACCGAGTCCGGTCACGACGTCACCGTGGTGCCTACCGCCGCCGCCCTCGAGTTCGTCGGCGCGCCCACCTGGGCAGCACTCTCCGGCAAGCCGGTCAGCAGCGAGGTGTGGGACGACGTACACGCTGTCCCGCACGTCAAGATCGGTCAGCAGGCAGACCTCGTCGTCGTCGCTCCGGCCACCGCGGACCTGCTCGCCAAGGCCGCGACCGGTCAGGCCCCGGACCTGCTCACCAACACCCTGCTCACCGCACGCTGCCCGGTGGTGTTCGCGCCAGCCATGCACACCGAGATGTGGGAGCACCCGGCCACCGCCGCCAATGTCGCCACGCTGCGCCAGCGCGGGAACATCGTGATCGAGCCCGCCGAGGGCCGGCTCACCGGCAAGGACACCGGCAAGGGCCGCCTGCCGGACCCCGCCGAGATCTTCGAGCTGAGCCTCGACGTCCTCTCCCGCGGAATCGGTGAGCCTGACCTCGCCGGGCGTCACGTCGTGGTCTCCGCGGGCGGCACCCGTGAATACCTCGACCCCGTGCGGTTCCTGGGCAACCGGTCCTCGGGCCTCCAGGGCATCGCCCTGGCCCGCACCGCAGCCGCCCGTGGTGCCGAGGTCACGCTGATCGCCGCGAACGTGACCCTGCCCGCGCCCGCCGGGGTCAAGGTCGTGGAGGTCTCCACCACCGCCGAGCTGCGCGAGGCCGTCGTCTCGGCCGCCATCGCTGCGGACGTGGTCGTGATGGCCGCCGCCCCGGCGGACTTCCGGCCCACCTCGGTGAGCGACGCCAAGATCAAGAAGTCCTCGGACGGGTCCGCCCCGAGCATCGAGCTCGCGCAGAACCCGGACATCCTCAAGGAGATCTCCCAGCATCGCTCTCGCGACGGCCAGGTCATCGTCGGGTTCGCAGCCGAGACCGGCGACGACACCGGCACCGTGCAGGAGCTGGCCGTGGCCAAGCTCGCCCGCAAGGGATGCGACCTGCTGGTCGTCAACGACGTCAGCGGCGGGGCAGTCTTCGGCAGCCTCGAGAACGAGGCAGTCATCCTGTCCGCCGACGGAGCCAGCACCCCCGTTCCCCGCGGGACCAAGGCTGCGGTGGCCCATGCGATCTGGGACCGGGCGGTTCGACTTCTCGACGGCGCCTGA
- the rpoZ gene encoding DNA-directed RNA polymerase subunit omega, with protein sequence MSVPTGEGVTNPSIDDLLTKTDSKYKLVLYSAKRARQINAYYSQLGEGLLEYVGPLVDTHIQEKPLSIALREINEDLLTCEDVDPAELAAEEAAAKAAAAEPDFSVSE encoded by the coding sequence GTGTCTGTCCCCACCGGCGAGGGTGTCACCAACCCCTCGATCGACGATCTGCTCACCAAGACGGACTCCAAGTACAAGCTGGTCCTCTACAGCGCCAAGCGCGCTCGGCAGATCAACGCCTACTACTCCCAGCTCGGTGAGGGTCTCCTCGAGTACGTCGGCCCCCTGGTCGACACGCACATCCAGGAGAAGCCGCTCTCGATCGCGCTGCGCGAGATCAACGAGGACCTGCTGACCTGCGAGGACGTCGACCCCGCCGAGCTCGCCGCTGAGGAAGCCGCCGCCAAGGCCGCTGCCGCAGAGCCCGACTTCAGCGTCTCCGAGTAG